The window cgcacccactgggtgtagccctcgaggttcgggccaactacgtagtagttgggttgaATCTTTAGATCGCTGGGCCTTGTTCTGACTTCTATCTTTTTTCAGCATCTTGACGCTttccgggttgccgccttcaaccgtctcccgggcaagcatcgggagctcaaggagcagcttgctgccaaggaggaggagcttcgcgtcaCCGCAGGTATGttcgtgctcttttctagtgggggagcgttagcgcacccactaggtgtagcccccgagattcgggccaactgtgtaacagttgggccaaatcttatgtCTTGTATTTTTTCTTCTGCTGAGTTCTTTTTCTTTGCAACCAaggtgctgtcttggcggaccCGACTGCTTTGGGCTGGTTATCATTATGACCGGCATGTTGCTGATGCCGTCCGCCTTGGCGTTGAGGCGGCGCGGGCGAGGGCGGAGGTGGCCGCGGCCCAgcggtctcttgacgaggccaaccggctgcatgagcagctggcgggtcacaagagccgcctcgaggccgaggtggagcttctgaaggcggaggccgccaaggtgatGGAGACGCAGCGGGCCCTGGCCGAGGCAGACCAGCAGtgcggccagctggccgacgacaagggccggctccaggccgaggtggatcgcctgcgggagCAGGCCGCCGCGGCCGAGGAGGCTTGTCAGGACGAGACTCGTCGTCGGGAGGCGGCTGataaggcggccgaagacaaggacgccgagctgaaggcggccgaTCTGGAGAAGGCACTCGGGGAGCGCGATCGTGTCGTGGAGCGGGAGCGGCGTGGTATGTTgctcgaggcgcagcacctggaagagtccttctctagTAAGTGTTGCTTCTTGTAATTTGCCGGGTCGATACCCGGCTTTTCTTCCTTGTAGTTCTTCTAATCTTGCTTCTTCCTTTGCGGAaagggccttcccggagacgcagcggctggcggaggaagccgttcGCTACCAGCGCGACCCGACCGGCGTTGTCGGGTCTGGAATGGATCCGcgggtggcctggaccttcccggagatcatcgccgctgCAGAGGCCCGCCTGCGGATCCTGGGGACGCAAATGGAACGGCTGTCCCAGGCTGGCACCGCGATGACGGTGGCCCtgtggccggactccgtccatccgcgcagcttctcgtgcctggcgcgttggttggagatgggcccggaCCGTCTTGGTGAGTGGCGTGTTTccgccgcccgtgccggtgccgaGATGGCGCTTCGGTTCGTGCTGTCTTGGCATCCGCATCTTCAGCTGGACCCGCTGATGGGCCAGCACGCTAgttcggagcagttgctgcaggaggaagccggccggatcgcctcccgggccagctacatcgccgagttcgccttccacacgagttccatccggagcggacggaagacggcaGGGCCGTGGATCGCGACGACTACGGCTTTCTTCTCCATGAcccggaggggagctcggaggagacgggcgtctacggtGACGCGGATGCTGAGGAGGACACCGGTGTCACGTTGGACCTGGAGGCCACCAGAGGAGGGCCGTCAAGGTCGCaacgcggcgctggagatgcctgagatactTTACACAGaatctgttaagtagcaggtccacccacccactgagggttgtttagggtgtaatgaactcgggccatgggcctttgttttaaatatttgtgtgtgaatgtcgtgagtgcttttttgctctttgccttCCGCTTTGTCGAACCGATTTCATGCGtttttcctttctcaaacctccccTCCACGAGTCAGACGACctgaggctccggtccgtgacaaggggtTCGATTCTTCGAGAGGTGCGCACAGGACTTGGGTCCTTAGAAGTGTTGAGcgagagcgaaacacccactgggccggctggcggcaatccggcttggccggttggCGAACAACCGGTCGTGCGGCTACTTGTTTGATGAGTGACGGGCCGGGTTGGTCGACCCggcagcctttgacttagtgtatgaatcataaaggagctttggcctgttgtgcttgcccgccgactgccaaagctggatctgcggttttagggcgaagtgggggaccgcgcTGTCCCAACTTTTCCAggatcaccaagtaaggcggcggggtggcgaccgagccggcctACCCCCGAGCCCCTGGGCCGAGCGAGTCGagccggtggccgggttcagtggtaaAGTGATGCAGATAAATatggacacaataaattggtcggcaaaaggtaGCCCCTGAGTTTCGTTCGGGGACCCCGTAGTTTCATGCATTTACAAAAGGCGatgatacatacactcgtgcggctaactgtaaaacgggcggaggagttccgcgttccacggtcGGGTCGTTTCTTCGTCGGCGGTGTActtcttgcgcttctttgacttgtgcgcgtcgatgaggtagtaggcgttgcggtcgcgcaaggctctgctcacgatgaacgggccctcccatggagaggacggcttgtgctggcctgcctgctcttggacgagtcggaggacgaggtcgccttcacggaatgcgagaggcttgatcttcttgctgtggtagtgccttagGCCTTGCGGGTAGATAGCCGAACGGCTAAGTGCCAAAAGGcgcgcttcttcgagcaggtcgatgcCGTCTTCATGTGCCTCTcttgcttcggcttcggtgtacatcgtgacgcgcggcgagtcgaactcgacgtcagtcgggatgacagcttcggatccatagacgaggaagaacggggtgaacccggtcgaccgattcgggttgtgcgcagactccagagtaccgctggcaactcatcaagccagctgccgggtgagcggataagtggctcgacgagtcgcggcttgatgccggacatgatgagtccgttggcccgctcgacctgcccgttggactgcggatgtgccatgaaggccaggtcgaggcggatgccggagacggagcagtattgctcgagcgcgcccttggcgaagttggtgccgttgtcggtgatgacgctgttcggcatgccgtagcacaCCGCTATATCCTTGATGAACcagacggctgttggcccgtccaatttcttgataggtcttgccttgatccacttggtaaacttgtccactgccaccagtaagtgcgtcatgccgcctcgagcggttttgaatggtcccaccatgtcgagtccctagaccacgaagggccagtcgatcggtatggtgcggagtgccgatgccggctggtggctgcgtttgctgaaccGTTGGCACCCTTCGCATTTGAGAacgagcgactcggcgtcttcgagggccgtgggccaatagaaatCATGgcagaacgccttggccaccaacgATCAagatgcagcgtggtgcccgcactcgccctggtgaatgtcgaggaggatgtcgatgtcgTGATCCTGCTCgatgcagcgctggaacacgccgatagagctgcgtttgacgagctcgttgatgatgctgtaggcggatgccTGGCGCTGAATTTGCCGAGCCTcgatctcgtccatggggagaaccccgttctccagaaacTCCGATATCAGGAGAGCCCAAGATGGAGCTGCAACCACTGCGAAGACgaccaccagggtgggttccgggtcggcagcccccgagccgggttgagcagctCCCGGGTTGGGGATGGTGACGGCCGGGTCCGGGATGATGGTGGCCGGGTCGAGCTGAGCAGCCcctgggccgggttcagcagtccccgagccgacttggggtgcggccgggtcgtctggaacatgaatggactcggagtccggcgatggcttgacggacggcttgcgcaggtgctcgagggagacgccggacgggatggcttgtcgTGATGAGGCGattttggcgagcgtgtcggctgcttcgTTCTTTGCGCGCGGGATGTGGAGGAACTCGTAaccctcgaaggatccggacagcttctggacgaggaatctgtagcttgccatgttggagtcgcgtgcGTCCCATTCACCGGAACACTGCCGCACCACCAGgtctgagtcgccgtagcacaggatgcgccggatgctgagttccttggcaagccggaggctgtgcacaagggcttcatactcggcgacgttgttggaggcggtgaagtggatctagagcgcgtagcggagccggtcgcccttcggagatgacagtacgatgccggcccctaagccgagtcgcatcttgaacccgtcgaagtgcatgcgccaatgcgtcgagtcgggaagcggcggcaagtactgggtctcggtccagtcaacGAGGAAATCGgctagggcctgagacttgatcgtggtgtggggctcatagaggatggtgtggccggctagctggattgcccacttggcaacctcgccggaggcgtcccggcacccgatgatttctccgataggcgccatGTTGATgacggtgacgacgtgctcttggaagtactgcttcagcttcttggcggtgaggtatacgccgtaacacatcttctggtaatgcgggtagttctgcttggaaatGGAGAGCACCTCACTCAGGTAGTAGACTGGTcgttggacggcttggatcttgcccttctctggtcgctcgaccaccagcaccgtgctgactacCCGCGAGGTCACgactatgtagagcaacagcggctccttgtcggtcggggcggccaggactggtgcggtggagagcatgcgcttgaggtcttggaaggcctcgtctgccttgccaTTCCACTCGAATGGGCTTGTCTTCTTCGTCAGCTGGTACAGGGggagcgccctctcgcccagccagcttaggaaccggctgaccgaggccaagcacctggtgaacttctggacgtcgcgcagccgagccggcttgcgcatgcgctcgatggccttgatcttctccgggttcgcctcaatgccgcgttccgagacgaggaagccgagtagctttccggccggacgccgaaaacacacttttctgggttgagcttgaccttgtattcgtggaggttggcgaatgtttccttcaaattgtcgaggagcatgaggtgctgcttggtctttaccatgatgtcgtccatgtacacgtggatgttgcggccgagttgcggcggcatgcatttctgcatgcagtgttggaaggtggcgccggcgttcttcaatccgaacgacatggtgatgtagcagtattgtcagagtaatgggccacgggtaggccaacccgagccccagaacctttcaagacatcgggacaggctgcgcccctcaagccgagtcccagaaccgactccaagatctgccgagtcccagaaccgactccaagatctgccgagtcccagaaccgactccaagatctgccgagtcccagaaccgactcccagatatgccgagtcccagaaccgactccaagacaagccgaccctcagctggcgacttccagagaagctggCTGAGGGTAGTGGGCTCACGACTCCAACCACCCCCTGCCTTCGCCGCGGTGGACAGGGCTGGGGACGGTCGCAGTGTGGCCGTCTCTGCCCTGCCCACGAAGgaccagcatggctacagtgcgccatatcgctggagatctccatcgtggcgcgacACTATTGCCATGACGGCCCTGACCTCAGCCTTGGTGGGCGGCGCGCTGTGCCCATGACGCCTGCCTGTACGACCCAGGGACGGCGGGACCGCCTGTCAGCGGGTAGACAGAAGACGGCGAGCGCGCcctgaagacggacccgtgggagtcggccgacccctccctcgggccccgcgcgccattaatcagacaagatggggaatggcgacagtaaaCGCACGCCAGGCGgtagcactgttgccatgacctcatgaccaagccagcgtaatcagaagcaccgctacagtaccaggcctgtccatggggcccgccagtcggtgggcccaAGTAGTCGGCGGGGAAGACGACGGCCTAAGAGGCAGACGACTGGGAcctgcgcccagccggattaccattgtacccctgggggtaggcctatataaacccccaggagagcccatgcaaagggttcggacctagatatcACTAGACCCCAGGATATAGAAGGAGAGAGTtggccttgccctcttctacctccagaagcagctccaggagcaccattgtactcactttgccatagtgaccatgtggagaccccgcagagcagcagtaggagtgttatctccacggagagccctgaagctgggtaagatccgtcggcgtgcatgtcttcgcctcatcccgcttccgggcaccggcgacgttctactctctcccaccatgattagccatcctttggcatatgtcgtacccaacccccgacaagtatgccccaaagggcgtgatgaaggacgtcttcagggcatcggccgggtccagcttgatctggtggtagataGAGCAAGCGtctaggaaggacaggagctcacacccggcggtcgagtcgatgacttggtcgatccgcaggagagcgaacggatccttggaacaggccttgttgaggctggtgtagtcgatacacatgcgccaggtcttgttcttcttcaggacgagtactggattggccagccactcggggtgaaacacttccattatgaagccggccgccaaaagcttagcgacctcttcaccaatggttcttctcttctcttcagaaaattgtcagaggggttgacggacaggcttggcgtccttgcagaCGTGaaatttgtgctcggcgtacttcctagggatacccggcatgtccttgggggtccatgcgaagatatcccgattctcatggaggaagtcgacgagctcgccttcctatttgctgtcgaggcgggcgcctacgacaacgtacttgctgcagcttggGTCTTCAGgcttgagcttcactttcttggtctccttggagggtttgaaggcagcctcgtcggccgggtccgaGGTCGCGATCGACGCAtcggaggcctcgcctgccagggcgaCGATCCAGTCGAGctagcgccgctcctcggcaatgacaagcgactcggccagcttggcaccgtctcgggcgcactccagagacttgcggtagtcgccggtgatggtaatgaggcccttgggacccgacatcttcatcttcaggtacgcgtagtggggaaccacCATGAAATTGGCGAGTGCAGGCCGGCCCAACAAAGCATGATacacgctggacaggtccaccacctcaaaccagatcgGTTCGCGCAGTGGCTGCTGTCGCtgaacaggacatcgagccggacccgTCCAATGAGCGAGCAGGAAAGGTCGGGCAAGATGCCATGGAAGACTGTttgggttggctccaggtcctcggccttgaggccgagcttggtcattgtgtcgcggtagaggatgttgatgctgctgccgccgtcgatgaggactcgagacaacttgcatgtgcgccgcgtgacgatggtggggttgaggacgagggcgtatccacccggactcggcatgaccgcCGGATGATCCtcacgggtccaggtgatcgggcgatccaaccagtgcatgaaatccggcttggctgggacgacggtgttcacctcctgccgaagaagGCGCTCGCTGCgtttgtcgtcgccgaggctggtgaagatgatGTAGGCCGTGTTCTGGTTGGGGTAGGTGTCGTTCTGCATCGCGTCGCCAGCgggaggcggtggtggaggcggaggtggctgccctgcgcctggagctggagccggagccggaggaggcggaacgtctcccctcatgatgcgcttggtgatagcgcactgtcgaagcgtgtgcgtggagggtcttgcgccgctgtggtgcttgcatggggcgtcgagcatctcttcgaaactcatggcAGGTTGCTaggccatcttgccggtctgccggcgcttcgctGCCGGGTCTGCCGCGGGCTCGGCgaccgcgacgagccggttgtcgtgatgctgcaccggctggtcggccttgcgcttgttgttctagtgatgctgctgccggctgctttcgccgacCGGCTTGGGAGGTGGAACCGGCTTTgctttgccggcttcatccagcgccacctggaccTTCATGGCGAAGTCGGCGTTGGCATACttttccgccgtcaccatgagcgcgaccATGGTGGCCGGCTCAGAGCGTAGGAGCTtgggcttgaggagggtgccgtctcggcacccgctgacgaagtactggatcgtctggacttcatggacgccctcacagctgtttcggagctcggtccagcatgcGAGGTACTAGCGACccgtctccgtcggcccctgcacgcacatggcgagctggctagggcgaccgggttgcttgtaggtccccgtgaagttgcggacaaaggcctcCTTGAAATCGACCcacgcgttgatgctgcccatcgacagactgttcaaccacgtgcgggccaacccctggagcatgagcggtgcgtagcgcacggctagacgacgattggcaccggtgatgccaatggccgtggtgtagtcggtgagccagtcttctggcttcacgctcCCAttatacttgggggtgtcgcgggggagcacgaaccctttcggaaagggctcctcccggatgcgtgggcctaagcacgccggcccgatagcgcccCTCTCCTCCTCTTCCAGGGAGCGAGCCagttgatcgaggcggtggcgcgcgTTGGCGTCGTcaatggcgcgcgggccgagtcgactggtggcctggccccgaggggccgggtcggttggagccgaaCGCTGGCCAAGCTGGCTGGGTCCGCGCTGGGTCTCTGGGGCGGGGTCGTTGCCCAGAGCGTCGGCGGCTGTGGCGGCTGGGTTGCGTCGAGTCCGGGCTTGGCCGAAGTGTCCCTCGTAGGGTGGCGAGGAAGCCGTGTGCagaagttcgccgggtccgccaagacgggcggagccggatcccgccgaCTTGGCGaactggttgaggcgatcctgctgggtgttggcggtgTGGAGGAGCtcacgcatccgcccgatgcgctccttgagctcctcACCTGCGAGTTGGTCGATGCCGACCACGGCTGCCTTcacagcgcgcatgttcttcactggggttTCGTAGACGGTCCGGACGACACCGAAGGCTcgaccgatcgctcctccccgggcgcgCGCATCGGCGACCCGACTTGGCTCGGCCGTGGCGGGCGTAACTTCGTGAGCGGCtcgtgctccatctgagcggcctccaggcggcgcctggtggcggccagcgtctcggacaggtccagcatctgctggcgcctatcctcaagctgggttcgggcttcgacgacgttggtggcgtcgacgttggtgccgatggggatgcggaggctctgcatcgcagCGCACAGCAGGTCGGACAGCTCGGTCCATTCCGCGGTGGCCCTGGCCTCCGCGGCCTTCCTCGTtttgctcgacgaggaagaggcgccatcgcccGTGGCGtaaacctccacatggacgtccatacCCCCGACGGCAATGCCACCGCCGAGGGAAAGGGGAGAGTCAGAGTAGCTGAGCACcttgctggggtactcgtcggtctCGAGCGCATCGGAGATGTgaagcgcggcgaaggaggcggcaagcGCGCCGACGGCGTTGTCCGCCAGCGCGACAAactcgtcggtgtaggagaaggaccccgtctgaagcatgctcccggccagctcctcgagctgccccacggtgggcgccaactgtcgtggtgggcgcacgacagatgccaagggatggctaaagagaggaggaggctcgagggcgctagagggctccagaggcgaggttggcatgcgcgggcacgggacgccggacatacccaggttcggggctctccgaagagataacacccctagtcctgccgagtttggttggatgattgatagtacaatgttgctcctggagctgtgtggaggaggaaggaagctggccaaggcttgggctgctccttctccctggtactgctattgggtggctagtcctatgcttactcGTGCTTCTGTTTCTTACTTTTCGTCTCTGTGTGTCATGCCCCTATgggcgtgggttcctggggggttttatagatcaacccacccagggttacaatggtaatatgccgagtcggtgggtccgtattgtcggtgtccgggactccgagctgggtcccgcttgtgggcttgtggttctccgggttcccctaggcgcgggccctgcgtgcctagggggactgtgcgccgtcttgtcgatcgttagggcgtggccgagtcgagtcgcgtacagtgctctccgtcaggccgccgcttgctatcgtcagcggtgagggcgggagcactgttgccacgccagccttggtcagcgggtaggtgaggggcactgttgccatgctccggctgaccataggcatgagtggaaacactgttgtcttggtcatcggcggtttaggtctcgtcccatcgtacgtcctggatgggacgggagctgacccgtggctgggttgccgtagACGCCACAGGTGgggctggcttgctggggaagccttggttacgccgggttgagttgccttgcgccagttgctgcggctgggttgacgtaccttgccgtgtcggagagtttggccgggttgcgAGCCCTACCGGGTCGAGCGACCTGGCCAGGCGTGTGCCGGcttgcggggcgatgcgggccccactgtttttgaaaaggatccgggttccgttgcctgcccggggttcatccccccgacactaTGGCTAACTTGTTCCCTCTTATATTATTGTTGTCGGGTCCTATTTCAGGTGTTCTCCGGCTGAAATTAGGCTGCTCCTGCCATGTCTATCAGTGAAATGCCTCCTTCCATGATAAAGCAGCCTACTCGTAGGTACTCACATATGGTTGAATCATTGGTTATTCTTGCTTTTTTAGTAGTCATTTGGTGCACCAATAAATAGATGTTGCTACTATCTTAGAAAGTTTTAGCATGTGACAGGGGATCAAAActttatttgttgtttgtgtgcttcCTAATTTTTTTTGTAGGTGCAAATCTGGGTGTCGATTCTGCCTCACCTTTCTAGCTGACAGTGGTTCGGTTTGCTGCAGGTTCTCTCAGTGTTCAGGTACCTGATTTTACCCCTCCCCCATTTATTTTACTTAGGTCTGATACATTCTAGGTATAGTTTGTTGTCGAATGGATTCAGAATAGTTGTACTGGCATAAAAAATTGATGGTGATGTATCGACACATTCCAAGTGTAGAATTACTTTATTATGCAAAACAAAGATAATTCTCGGTAGAAATATATTGTCAAATGTGTGCTGCAACTGTAATTAGAGATCGAGGTCGGATCAGTATTTTGGTTTTTGTATTAGCAATTTCTTTTATTTAGGAAGTTAGTACCTTTCTTAGTGTGTGTACAGTACTTCATAGATGTTTACTTTGGTGCCTGCTAATGGTCATAGTCATAGGGATGATATTTACCTTACTAAAAGGGTAATGGCTCATTACATTGTTAATTAATTTCAGTTGCTTGGTTCAGTGCCGTACAATATGATGCAGAGAACACTATAGTAGTTTTTATTCAGAGAAATCACTTGATAGGAAGGGATTCGGAAGAAGCAACTAATAGATAGGGCGAAGCTTGCATATATAAATGAAAAGAATGGGATAAAGCTTTCTATCATTATTATTAACAGCAAAAT is drawn from Triticum dicoccoides isolate Atlit2015 ecotype Zavitan chromosome 6B, WEW_v2.0, whole genome shotgun sequence and contains these coding sequences:
- the LOC119322412 gene encoding uncharacterized abhydrolase domain-containing protein DDB_G0269086-like, whose translation is MVERAGADGGGGGGVLEETPQAAASKAPSAMEEAPRTAVPEVATQGIPASGSPSALGGASKEVLAVLQAASGGHALVPRQGGRRAAVPQPARSRGVSVFGPQTQEEVALDAVSCRLRGRTERLEAFAQAETERTRDLECAVLVLSWRTRLLWAGYHYDRHVADAVRLGVEAARARAEVAAAQRSLDEANRLHEQLAGHKSRLEAEVELLKAEAAKVMETQRALAEADQQCGQLADDKGRLQAEVDRLREQAAAAEEACQDETRRREAADKAAEDKDAELKAADLEKALGERDRVVERERRGMLLEAQHLEESFSRPSRRRSGWRRKPFATSATRPALSGLEWIRGWPGPSRRSSPLQRPACGSWGRKWNGCPRLAPR